Part of the Candidatus Latescibacter sp. genome, GAAACCGCCCAACAGAAGTATGGCTGCAATTTCATTGATTACAGCTCACCCTATGACGGCATTTATACCACTCAGACCAGAGCGGATTCTAAGGTTACGTTTCCGACCGGAACCTGGTTTGTCGCGCATGACTCCATCAAAGGTGTGATTTCGAATTGGGTTGGTGTGGAAGAATCTGCTCCGACTGCTTTCTCGGTAGCGCAGAACACCCCGAATCCCTTCAATCCCATCACCTCGATCAGCTTCACTCTGGCCAAAGAAGGAAAAGTGACCGTCGATATCTACAATGCTGCTGGACAGAAGGTTGACACATTGGTGAACACCTCAATGAAAGCAGGATCTCATTCAGTGACCTGGAATGCCTCCAGGATCTCCGCAGGGGTGTACTTCTACACAGTAAAGTCCGGAGACTTCTCCAAAACAATGAAGATGACCCTTCTCAAGTAAAACAAGTAACAATGTTTCTAAAAAGGTCCGGTTTGTTTTTCGACCGGACTTTTTTTTTCACTCTCAACCCTCCTTCCTTCTCTTGAATTAAAAAAAGAGAGCCCGCTGCTGTTTCAAATAGTGTGGACTAAAAGATTTCTAAACCTTTATACCCGGATTATTCATAAAAAAAGGATTTTCTTGCTGTTAACGTTAAAACTACAGCCCCCTAAATCCCCCAAAGGGGGACTTAAAAGACTGCAATACAAGGCTTAATCGGTTTTTTAAAAAAGTTACACTTTCGCATTTTCATCTTTAACACGAAAAGTCCCCCTTCGGGGGATTTAGGGGGCTGCCTTCCAAAATTAATAATAAGTATTTGTTTAAAAAAGAGTTAAGAAAATGTCGTAGCAAATTTGTGAATAATCCGGATATAAAAGATCGCAATTTTTTTCATTATCTCATTGCCATTTCAGGGAACAATTGCTATATCTGTAGATACTTTTCACAACTAAAAAAATATCATTAAATAGGCCGCCAGAGGAAAGTTTGATGAAAAAAAAATACTTTATTGCAGGAAAGACAGCCATTTTCTGTTTGATACTACCGATTCTCACCGAAACCGCAGGAGGATTCGCCGCCGAGCGGCTCTCCATCCCCACAGGCAAGACTACTCCCATCCTGAAGATCGATGGCGACCCTAACCTTCTCTCATTGGCAAGTAACGGGGCGCTGGTATGGGACGCCCCCATCGGCGACCGCGCCCAATTCGCCTTCCCTTTGCCGGCGGGAGCCAAGTTCGAAGACTACGGCCTCTGCAAGTTCGATGTGAAAATCGAGGGTGGCCCTGCCGAAGTGCGGGTGTTCGCCGAGCGCCCGGGAGTCCACACCTGGGTCTGGCGGCCTATCGACATCCACCGCCCGCCAGACGGCTGGTACACGGTTCACATTGACCTCGCCCAGCCGGAAATTGTGATGGCGTTATTTCATTTGGATAGCGTATACAAGGCTCAGTCCCCCCGGCTTTCATTCCATCTCTGGTCTTTCGACTCCGGCTACCCGGATTTGGAGAAGCGCCGAAAAATATCCATCCGCAACGTCCGGCTGGTGAAGCGGTATCTCGATGTTTTCTGGAACGGCACGGATTTTCGCGTAGTCCCTGATGCTTCGGGCGATCTCGTGTATGAATATCCCCTCGTGGTACATAACAGCGGCACGGTTGCCCGCAGCATCTCCGCCCGTATGGAGCGGACGGAGGGACGGTACGGTTCAGCTCTTATCACACCGCTCGAAGCGGTGGTGGGTCCTGGCGATTCGGCGCACTTCACTGCGACCCTGCGGCTCCCGAAGAGCGTGGCCTCAACCCTGCCGGTTTTCTCCTGCGAGTGGTATCAGCCGGTGTTCGCAGTCAAGGGCGCGGCGGATTCCGACGAAGGCATTCTCCGCTCATGCAAGCGCATCCCCCTGCCGCTTATCATCATGCCAAAGGAGAGGGGCGCAGATGCCGTCTACGGTCAGAACATCGTCCCGCTCATCCGTCAGAGATATGCCTCTACCGATTGGGGAAAGAAGGAAGGCGATTCAATCATCGCCCAGGCAAAAAGGCTCCTCGCCGGTGACCTCACCATCCCGGACGGTCCTGGATGGGCCGCCGCTTACTATTACTGTGAGGAGCACCGCTGCGGCCTGCAATACCAGGGGCCGGGCAAACATTTCTGTCCCGTGGGGAAGGAATATCGCACCAAGGACTTTGCGGGAGTGAGTCTGGACCGCGATTACGCCACCTCCCGTCATGAAGCCCTCGCGCGGGGCGCCCGCCCGCTCTCGCTGGCCTATGTATTGACCGGGGACGCCCGGTTTGCCAAGGCCGCTCTCAGTATCATGGAGCAGTACAAAGCGAAATATTTTACCTGGGACTGGATGGACCTCGACACCGCCACAAACACCATAGACAAAGGCCGCATCGAATTCGCCAAGTACATGGAAGCCTATCCTTTCCGGTCAATGGTCGAAAGTCTGGAATTCCTCCGGGCTTCGGGCGGAGTGGACGCCGAACAGGCGCGCGGACTGGAAAAGGGACTCCTCCTGCCGGCGCTTGCCGAGATGGGCGATTTCCGCATGGACATGATCTGTCGTGAGACCTCCATCGTTATCACCACCCTCACCGGCGGGCTGGCCTGGAACAATGCCCCGCTTGTTGCCTTTTCACTGGCAAGCCCCTTCGGATACTGGAGCCTGCGCCGGTATGGCGCCACTGCGGACGGCCTGGTTCACGGCCACGGTTACGCTCAAAACCACTTTGCAAAGAATGTCATAGACATGGCCGAGATGATGTACCGAAACGGGCGGGACACCTTCGATCCCGAGCTCAAGCGCCTCGCCGACTGTTCTTTCTGGTGGAGCGTTCCCATGAATCCCGCCGGAGCGGCTGACATATTCACTGTCACTGCCCGTCACTATCCCGACCCGGTGTATAAGGCATACGCCCTGCGCTCTCTCATCGAAGGCGAACCGACTGAATTACGGGGAGCCGCACCGGACCTCTCCATTCCTCCTACGGTGAATTTCCCCAGTTCAGGGCTTTCCATCCTGCGCCGTCCCGATCCCGCCGGGAAGGGCACTCTCGATGCCGAATTCAAGTGGGGCATTCCGGACAACCGTGGGTCGTTCTCCGTGCTCTCCCTCGGGCTCAATTTCAGGGGATACCGCGCCCAGAGCTATCCGGGGCACTTCCCCTGGGGCTCGACCGATCTGCACCACCTTTGGCAGATTCAGTCCGCCTCGCATACCACATTGGTAGTGGATGCTCATAATCAGTCCGGCATGAAGGACTACTTTAAAGGACATTACCAGCCCCACGCCTCGCAGCAGGTCTTCTACGAAGATGGGAAAAACGCCGCGGTCACCCTGGCGTATAACGACCGTATCTACCCGGGCGTGAAAATCTGGCGGGCTGTGTGTGTATTGGATGGCGCCTATCTGGTCATGGACATGCTTCGTTCGGAAAAAGAACACACGTATGACTGGTGGTTCCACGGCGTTCCCGACCATTCCAACGGCCTGGCGGGTATACAAGCAGACTTCAAATCCCGTCCTGAACCGCTGGGAAAAGAGGACGGCTATCAGATGGTTCAGAACCTCTCCTCTGCCCGTGTTTCCGGCGACCTAGCAGGCGACTGGACAATCCCGAAGACGGGGAGCCGCGACGAATTCACTTTCTCGCTGCGGGCAATGAACGACGCGCCGATGGAGGCAATCCACGGCTTCGAATGGTCATTCCAGTATACGAAGCCGGAGAAGGAATTTCTTGTTCTTCGCCGTGAAAAGACAAAAAACGCCGATTTCATCGTCCTTCTCCAGCCGCATGGGGGGAGCGAAGCAGTCGCAGCTCACCAGCGGTTCGCAGTTACCGACACACAGGGTCGCACCCTTGAGAACGCAGCCGGTGTATGGGTAACCCTCGGCGGGAAACTGTACGAAATTATTGTAAATCCAGGCGGCGCGGAGGTGAAAACGGCTATAGGAAGCACAAGAAAATATGTGTCAGTGGAAATGGAATGAAAAAGTTACCTCGGATATTCATAAAAAGGATTTTCTTTCAATATGCGTCAAAACTTCAGCCCCCTAAATCCCCCGAAGGGGGACTTAAAAGACTTAAGCACAAAGCGTAACAGTTATTTAACTAATTATCTTTAACTTGCACGTTATTATATTTACCATGTAAAGTCCCCCTTCGGGGGATTAGGGGGCTGCCTTCGGTTACACAATTAGATCTCTTTGAATACTTCACATAAAATCTCGATATCTCACAGGAGACAACCATGAAGTTTCGTATTCTGGCATTATCTTTTCTTGTATTTACCTTTGCCGCCACACTATACGGTCAGGAAAACATGAAAACCATCAGCATTGACACACTTCGTGACAAAATTGCCGGCGGCTGGGCCGGCAAGATGATCGGGGTCTCCTACGGCGCACCAACGGAGTTCCGGGCGCAGGGAAAGACCTACGAGGAAAAACTCGCCTGGGAAAAACCCTCGCGGGTGAATAATGCACTCCGGCAGGACGATCTCTATGTCCAGTTAAGTTTAATGATGACCATGGACCAGTATGGGATCGATGCACCCGCGGCAAAATTCGCCGAATCTTTCGCCACCGCAGGTTATCCTTTATGGCACGCCAATGCACAGGGCCGGAAGAATTTCTTCGATGGTATCATGCCGCCTCTTTCCGGAAGCCCGGAATACAACATGCATGCCGACGATATCGATTTTCAGATCGAGGCCGACTATATCGGGTTCATTAACCCCGGCATGCCAAAGACCGCAATGTTGCTTGCCGACAAGGTCGGGCATATCATGAATTACGGCGACGGCGTCTATGGCGGAGTGTTTATGTCAGCAATGTATACACAGGCGTTTTTCGAGAACGACATCCAGAAGATAGTGAAAAATGCCCTTCTCTCAATTCCCGCAAAGAGCGACTATGCAAAATGCATCAGTGATGTGCTGATTTTGAAATCACGATATCCGGATGACTGGCGGGCAACCTGGAAAAAACTTGAGGAGAAATGGGGCGACGATCATATCTGCGGAGCGTTGAGTCCTTTTAATATCGATGCCAAGATAAACGGCGCCTATGTGGTCATCGGCCTTCTTTACGGCGATGGGGATTTCGGGAAGACCATGGAAATCGCCATCCGCTGCGGGCAGGATTCGGACTGCAATCCTTCGAATGCTGCCGCGGTCATTGGAATCATGAGGGGTTATAGCGGGGTACCGAACGAATGGAAAGACGGCATCCCGGCAATTGCCGATTCTCTTTTTATATACACCAAATATTCATTTAACTCGGCAGTGGAAAACACCATGAAATATGCCAAACAGCTCATAACGGAAAACGGCGGGAAGATTTCAGCAAACGAAGCGGCGATCAAAATTCAGAAACCTGTGGCTGCGCCGTTCGAGGTTTCATTCCCCCGTCTGGTTCCCGACCGGGTCGTTGCTGTATCCGACAGCACCGCCTGGACATTTAAAGGAAATTGGAAAAGTGCTTCAAGGAATACCATAACCAGTGAAAGCGCGGGGGCGGAAGCTGTATTCACCTTTACCGGGACGGGAGTCACCCTCCATGGGTCATGGTGGAAGGATGGCGGCAAGGCTGATGTGTATGTGGACGGGAAATTGAGCCGTACCATCGATACCTGGTTCAATCAGCGGGGGAGCTATGAAATATGGGAAACTCTGAAGCTGAAACCGGGAAAACACACCGCGCGCCTGGTGGTGAAAGGTGAAAAAAGATCTGAATCAACGGGGACTTCTATCACCCTGTCCGGCGCTACCGTTTTCAAAACCGGCCCGAAAAAAAGCGAGGGAGTGAAGATATAAATTATGGAAGGAAGCTCTTGATAAGTTCACGCAGATCGTGGCGCAGGGGGAAAATACTTTTTCCGTCAGTCGTTATTCTTCTGTTTCTTTTTGCCTTGCCGTCGTACAGCGCGGAGAAATTGAAAATCATCTTCGATACCGACCTGGCGGGGGATATCGACGACGCGTTTGCCCATGCCCTGGTACAGGTCAGCCCCGAATTCGAGGTGCTGGGGATCACCACCGCTGACGGTCCCGCCCACCTGCGGGCAAGGGTGAGCTGCCGGATGCTTTACGAGTGCGGGCAGGAAAATATCCCGGTGGCGGCGGGGAGGCAGACTAGAGCAGGGAGCCCCATTCCCCGTCAAATGCATTGGGGCGATGGCTTCGAGAGATTGAAACCGGTGAAGCAGCCCGCCGCAGATTTCATTATCGGAATGCTCAGGAAATTTCCCGGCCAGGTCACCATCATCAGCGTGGGGCCGGTCACCAATCTGGCGGATGTGATCGAAAAGGACCCCGATGCATGGAAAATGGTGAAAGGGGTGTACTCCATGTTCGGTTCCTTTTACATTGGCTATGACGGCGGCCCCATACCCGACGCCGAATGGAATGTGAAAGCCGATGTGGAGAGCGCGAAGAAATTCATGAACTCCGGTATCCCTATCACTCTGGCCGGGCTTGATGTGACCACTCTGGTCAAGTATTCCGCGGAACGGCGCACCCGCCTCTTTATGCGCCGCTCGCCCCTGACCGACGCCATCTCCGGGCTTTACACTCTCTGGGCAGGAGAGCGGTCGAACGCCGATCCCACATTGTTTGACCCGGTGGCGGTCTCCATGGCACTGAACGCCGGTTTCGTCTCCACCCGCGCCGCGTATGTCCGGGTGACCGATGAAGGCTATACGGTGATTGACGAATCCAAATCCCCCAACTGTCGTATCGGCATGCATGTCAACCGTGAGGCGTTTTTAGACTGGTTGACTGGAAGGCTGTTGGATCAGAATCTGATGAGGAAATAAATAAAGCAGTCAAACTTGATCTTTTATAAGTACTTGACAGGTGTTCGGTTGTTGATGTATTTATAAATTGACTATGAACAATGGGCAACACTTGCAGCAATTCGGGAGGAACTTCAGTGATAACTTCTTTGCCGTTACAAATAGAACAAATAACCACCTTCTGCCGTAAATGGGGAATTCACGAGCTTGCCGTGTTCGGCTCCGTTTTACGGCCTGACTTCAGTCAAGAGAGCGATGTTGATTTTCTCGTAACATACCAGGAAGGAATGAAACCTGAATGGCCTCGTATTCTCGACATGCAGGAGGAACTCACCGCGCTGGTTGGCCGTCCGGTGGATGTTATAGACCGCAAGAATGTTGAACTGAGCGAAAATTATATTAAACGGAAACATATCCTGCAAAGCGCACAGGTGATATATGTGGAAAGATGAGGGATATCTACTCGATATTTTCAATGAGGCAAAGAAACTCGTCCGACATTTTCAGGGAGTTTCACGCCAAGATTTTTTTCGTGATGAGGAGAGGCAGTATGTGGCGTTCTGGTCAATCTCAGTAATGGGCGAAGCTGCAGGAAAGGTTTCCCAGAAATTTCGGGCTGAAAACCCCGATCTCCCCTGGCGGGAGATGATCGGAATCCGAAACGTGCTCATACATAATTATGCGCGTATTGACCTTGACATTGTTTGGGGAGTCATCACCCATTCTGCACCGCAACTTATCCAGTCAATTGGACCGCTGTTACCGGACAAAGATGAAGTTTGACCGTACCCCATTAACCCATCGAAAAGAGAGATGGAAAATTTCCTGAGGGAATTCAGACAATGATTATTGCAACGGATAACCGGTTGATATACCAGAAGATCAGAAAATACACGCAACGCCTTGCGGAGAATCATATCGGCGTGTGGCGAATTTATCTCTATGGGTCGTATGCCAAAAGCGCCGCTCGACCGGATAGCGATATTGATCTGGCGGTCTTCCTGGATAAGGATGAGATTGACGGATTTCGGGAGGATGTCGAACTGATGCGACTCCGGTGGGACATCGATCTCAGAATAGAACCGCATGCATTTGCAAAGTCGGACTTTGACGAGACGAACCCCTACATCAGGGAAATCATCGAGACAGGGGAGAGGATCGTGTGATGAACACGGGTTTGGTCATCCTCTTCATTGGTGTCAATACTATGGAAAGTAAAATTGACAAGTTGCGTGGGAAAGACCGGGTCAAGGTCGTCACAGCGCGCACTTTGTGGGTTCCGGCCATTCATAAGCGCGGTGATATCGGTGTTAAGCGTTTCTATAAATCGATGATTCAAGGAATGAGGAAGAAACGTTGGATAATTGTCTCAGTTGTACTAACAAGTATAGGGAAATGTGGCCATGACGGGAAATTGTTTCTTTGATGAGAGCAAAGACCAATCAAGGGTCAAGTCCGCGATTGTTTCAAAGTACTTCGATGCTTGGGCAAGTGTTATCACTGGGGTACAAAATAAAAAAAACCTTGGCAATAAAATTGCGTATATCGATCTATTCGCAGGGCCAGGTCGTTATCAGGATGGTACGCGCTCAACACCGCTCCTGATTTTAGAAAAGGCTATTCAGAAATCGCAAATTCGCGATAGCCTTGTCACAATTTTCAACGATAAGGATGAAAATAATACCAACTCGCTTCAACAGGCCATTGATGAACTTCATGGGATAGAAACTCTTAAATACAAGCCTGTGGTCCAAACGAAAGAAGTGGGAGAAGAGATCGTCCAGATGTTTGAGCAGATGAATCTTATTCCCACACTGTTCTTCGTAGATCCATGGGGCTACAAAGGGCTTTCGCTACGACTCGTAAATTCAGTCATCAAGGATTGGGGGTGCGATTGCATTTTCTTCTTCAATTACAATCGCATCAATATGGGTTTGGGCAATCCTATGGTCAAAGAGCACATGAATTGTCTGTTTGGAAAGGAAAGAGCGGATGAGTTTCGGGTGCGATTAGAGCCGCTTGATAAATATGAAAGAGAGATGGTCATTGTCGAAGAATTATGTCAGGCGATAAAAGCACTGGGCCCGCGTTATGTCTTACCTTTCCGATTCCGTGACGACAAAGGTACCCGTACCAGTCACCATTTGATTTTTGTCAGTAAAGGATTCAAAGGTTATGAGATCATGAAGGAAATCATGGCCAATAAATCCTCTTCTGACGAACAGGGGGTGGCCTCTTTTGAATATAATCCAGCGGATGTTAGACCGTTCCGTCAACTATCGCTACTCTTCCAATTGTCAAGGCCATTGGATGAATTGGCGGGCATGCTCTTGGAGGATTTTGCCGGGAGGACACTAACGATGCGTCAGATATACGAGCAACATAATGTTGACCGACCATATGTGAGCCGAAACTACAAGCAGGCTTTAAGCAAACTCGAAGAGGACGGAAAGATAACGGCCAGCACGCACCGGAGAAACTCTTTCGGAGATGATGTACAGGTCACGTTTCCAGCGCTTTGATAATGAGGTATAATAATGGGAATAAAATCTGCAATCGAATGGACCGAATCAACATGGAATCCAGTGACGGGCTGTACAAAAGTCAGCCTCGGTTGCGCCCATTGTTATGCCATGCGAATGGCATTGCGTCTTCAGGCGATGGGACAGGCAAACTATGTCAAGGGTTTTCAAGTGACAATCCACGAACATGCGCTTAATCTGCCGTTGCAATGGAAAAGCCCTCAAATAATATTCGTAAATTCAATGTCCGATCTTTTTCATGAAGACGTACCTTTCTCCTTTATACGCCAGGTTTTTGCGGTGATGGAGGCGGCGTCATGGCACAGGTTTCAGATATTGACAAAACGCTCCGAGCGGATGGCGGAACTCGCCAATATGTTGCCGTGGCCGAAAAATGTATGGATGGGTGTTACGGTGGAAAGTGGCGCTTTCTTGAATCGTATCGACCACCTCCGGTCTGTAGAAGCCGCCGTGCGGTTTCTGTCGCTTGAACCTCTCCTCGACCCGGTGCAAAATATGGATTTGACAGGAATCGACTGGGTGATAGTGGGCGGAGAATCTGGCCCCGGTGCACGTCCTATGAAGGCGGAATGGGTTCGCGATGTACTCAATCAATGCCGCAATGCGGATGTACCTTTCTTCTTCAAGCAATGGGGAGGAACGAACAAAAAAAAGGCCGGGCGTCTTTTGGATGGACGGGTATACGACGAGATGCCTTCTCCTGATGAATACTTTACGCAATTGGCTCTTTCCCAATTGGATTCACTTACAGAGATGAAATACTGAAAGTGTTCGCGGTATAAGGGGCAGACCTCGGCCCCGATTTCTGAATTTTTTCACAGGGAGGGTTCACATGGTCATCGTACAATCCTATACAGCAGCCATTGTCATGTGTATCGTCACCATGCTCTGCTGGGGATCCTGGGCGAATACTCAAAAACTGGCCTCGCGTGAATGGCGATTCCAGCTCTTTTACTGGGATTACGCCATCGGGGTTTTTCTCCTCGCCCTTATCTTTGCATTTACCCTGGGGAGCACCGGTACATCAGGACGGAGTTTTCTTACCGATCTGACCCAGGCGGACAAGGGCGCGCTCTGGCTTGCGTTCCTCGGTGGAATCGTGTTCAATATGGCCAATATTCTTATCGTTGCGGCCATCGATATTGCCGGACTGGCGGTGGCGTTTCCGGTGGGGATCGGTCTGGCGCTTGTGGTCGGCGTGGTGACCAACTACCTTGCGACTCCCCTGGGGAATCCCTTTATCCTGTCTCTGGGAGTCGCAGGTATTGTCACGGCTATCATTATCGATGCTGTCGCCTACAGGCGTCTTCCCACTCAGGGACAGAAAACCCCGGCGAAAGGCATTGTCATATCCGTCCTCGGGGGCTTGCTCATGGGATTCTTCTACCGGTTTGTGGCCGCTTCGATGGCAGGGGATTTCGCGCAGCCGGAAGCCGGAAAGCTTACCCCCTACACGGCTGTTGTGATTTTCTCGCTGGGGCTTCTTATCTCCAATTTCCTCTTTAACAGTGTAATTATGGTGAAACCATTTGTGGGAGAACCCGTTCCGTTCGGAGATTATTTCCGTAAGGGGAGCCTGAAAC contains:
- a CDS encoding heparinase II/III family protein; amino-acid sequence: MKKKYFIAGKTAIFCLILPILTETAGGFAAERLSIPTGKTTPILKIDGDPNLLSLASNGALVWDAPIGDRAQFAFPLPAGAKFEDYGLCKFDVKIEGGPAEVRVFAERPGVHTWVWRPIDIHRPPDGWYTVHIDLAQPEIVMALFHLDSVYKAQSPRLSFHLWSFDSGYPDLEKRRKISIRNVRLVKRYLDVFWNGTDFRVVPDASGDLVYEYPLVVHNSGTVARSISARMERTEGRYGSALITPLEAVVGPGDSAHFTATLRLPKSVASTLPVFSCEWYQPVFAVKGAADSDEGILRSCKRIPLPLIIMPKERGADAVYGQNIVPLIRQRYASTDWGKKEGDSIIAQAKRLLAGDLTIPDGPGWAAAYYYCEEHRCGLQYQGPGKHFCPVGKEYRTKDFAGVSLDRDYATSRHEALARGARPLSLAYVLTGDARFAKAALSIMEQYKAKYFTWDWMDLDTATNTIDKGRIEFAKYMEAYPFRSMVESLEFLRASGGVDAEQARGLEKGLLLPALAEMGDFRMDMICRETSIVITTLTGGLAWNNAPLVAFSLASPFGYWSLRRYGATADGLVHGHGYAQNHFAKNVIDMAEMMYRNGRDTFDPELKRLADCSFWWSVPMNPAGAADIFTVTARHYPDPVYKAYALRSLIEGEPTELRGAAPDLSIPPTVNFPSSGLSILRRPDPAGKGTLDAEFKWGIPDNRGSFSVLSLGLNFRGYRAQSYPGHFPWGSTDLHHLWQIQSASHTTLVVDAHNQSGMKDYFKGHYQPHASQQVFYEDGKNAAVTLAYNDRIYPGVKIWRAVCVLDGAYLVMDMLRSEKEHTYDWWFHGVPDHSNGLAGIQADFKSRPEPLGKEDGYQMVQNLSSARVSGDLAGDWTIPKTGSRDEFTFSLRAMNDAPMEAIHGFEWSFQYTKPEKEFLVLRREKTKNADFIVLLQPHGGSEAVAAHQRFAVTDTQGRTLENAAGVWVTLGGKLYEIIVNPGGAEVKTAIGSTRKYVSVEME
- a CDS encoding ADP-ribosylglycohydrolase family protein, which encodes MKFRILALSFLVFTFAATLYGQENMKTISIDTLRDKIAGGWAGKMIGVSYGAPTEFRAQGKTYEEKLAWEKPSRVNNALRQDDLYVQLSLMMTMDQYGIDAPAAKFAESFATAGYPLWHANAQGRKNFFDGIMPPLSGSPEYNMHADDIDFQIEADYIGFINPGMPKTAMLLADKVGHIMNYGDGVYGGVFMSAMYTQAFFENDIQKIVKNALLSIPAKSDYAKCISDVLILKSRYPDDWRATWKKLEEKWGDDHICGALSPFNIDAKINGAYVVIGLLYGDGDFGKTMEIAIRCGQDSDCNPSNAAAVIGIMRGYSGVPNEWKDGIPAIADSLFIYTKYSFNSAVENTMKYAKQLITENGGKISANEAAIKIQKPVAAPFEVSFPRLVPDRVVAVSDSTAWTFKGNWKSASRNTITSESAGAEAVFTFTGTGVTLHGSWWKDGGKADVYVDGKLSRTIDTWFNQRGSYEIWETLKLKPGKHTARLVVKGEKRSESTGTSITLSGATVFKTGPKKSEGVKI
- a CDS encoding nucleoside hydrolase, which translates into the protein MKIIFDTDLAGDIDDAFAHALVQVSPEFEVLGITTADGPAHLRARVSCRMLYECGQENIPVAAGRQTRAGSPIPRQMHWGDGFERLKPVKQPAADFIIGMLRKFPGQVTIISVGPVTNLADVIEKDPDAWKMVKGVYSMFGSFYIGYDGGPIPDAEWNVKADVESAKKFMNSGIPITLAGLDVTTLVKYSAERRTRLFMRRSPLTDAISGLYTLWAGERSNADPTLFDPVAVSMALNAGFVSTRAAYVRVTDEGYTVIDESKSPNCRIGMHVNREAFLDWLTGRLLDQNLMRK
- a CDS encoding nucleotidyltransferase domain-containing protein, with the translated sequence MITSLPLQIEQITTFCRKWGIHELAVFGSVLRPDFSQESDVDFLVTYQEGMKPEWPRILDMQEELTALVGRPVDVIDRKNVELSENYIKRKHILQSAQVIYVER
- a CDS encoding DUF86 domain-containing protein, coding for MWKDEGYLLDIFNEAKKLVRHFQGVSRQDFFRDEERQYVAFWSISVMGEAAGKVSQKFRAENPDLPWREMIGIRNVLIHNYARIDLDIVWGVITHSAPQLIQSIGPLLPDKDEV
- a CDS encoding nucleotidyltransferase domain-containing protein codes for the protein MIIATDNRLIYQKIRKYTQRLAENHIGVWRIYLYGSYAKSAARPDSDIDLAVFLDKDEIDGFREDVELMRLRWDIDLRIEPHAFAKSDFDETNPYIREIIETGERIV
- a CDS encoding three-Cys-motif partner protein TcmP, coding for MTGNCFFDESKDQSRVKSAIVSKYFDAWASVITGVQNKKNLGNKIAYIDLFAGPGRYQDGTRSTPLLILEKAIQKSQIRDSLVTIFNDKDENNTNSLQQAIDELHGIETLKYKPVVQTKEVGEEIVQMFEQMNLIPTLFFVDPWGYKGLSLRLVNSVIKDWGCDCIFFFNYNRINMGLGNPMVKEHMNCLFGKERADEFRVRLEPLDKYEREMVIVEELCQAIKALGPRYVLPFRFRDDKGTRTSHHLIFVSKGFKGYEIMKEIMANKSSSDEQGVASFEYNPADVRPFRQLSLLFQLSRPLDELAGMLLEDFAGRTLTMRQIYEQHNVDRPYVSRNYKQALSKLEEDGKITASTHRRNSFGDDVQVTFPAL
- a CDS encoding phage Gp37/Gp68 family protein; protein product: MGIKSAIEWTESTWNPVTGCTKVSLGCAHCYAMRMALRLQAMGQANYVKGFQVTIHEHALNLPLQWKSPQIIFVNSMSDLFHEDVPFSFIRQVFAVMEAASWHRFQILTKRSERMAELANMLPWPKNVWMGVTVESGAFLNRIDHLRSVEAAVRFLSLEPLLDPVQNMDLTGIDWVIVGGESGPGARPMKAEWVRDVLNQCRNADVPFFFKQWGGTNKKKAGRLLDGRVYDEMPSPDEYFTQLALSQLDSLTEMKY
- a CDS encoding multidrug DMT transporter permease — encoded protein: MVIVQSYTAAIVMCIVTMLCWGSWANTQKLASREWRFQLFYWDYAIGVFLLALIFAFTLGSTGTSGRSFLTDLTQADKGALWLAFLGGIVFNMANILIVAAIDIAGLAVAFPVGIGLALVVGVVTNYLATPLGNPFILSLGVAGIVTAIIIDAVAYRRLPTQGQKTPAKGIVISVLGGLLMGFFYRFVAASMAGDFAQPEAGKLTPYTAVVIFSLGLLISNFLFNSVIMVKPFVGEPVPFGDYFRKGSLKLHSIGILGGIIWSIGMSFSIIASGSAGFAISYGLGQGATMVGAFWGVFIWKEFKEAPEGTNKLLAVMFVSYIIGLGLLIAARVM